The Prosthecobacter sp. genome contains the following window.
GTCATCACCGAAGGCTGGGTGGTGCGTGCACGCTCCACGGAAATCGAAGATGTCGATATTGAAATCGTTCTTCCTGGCAACAAGGACGAGGCCGATCCCTACCAGGTGGGAGACACGCTGGTGCTGGATCAGAAGAGCACCTTCGCGGCTGCCCTGCATGTGCAGAAGTTCGACCAGGAGCGCGTTTGTGTGACGCTCATGCCTCTCGCCTATCAAGGCTTTGCCGCCAAGGATGGCAAGCAGTTCCAGATGAAACCTCCCGTAAAGCTCAACATGGACGCCTACTGGCCGCTCACACGCGATCCTGGTGCCGCCGTGCTGGAAAACTCCGCCGACAAGGTGGTGGTAAAACAAGACTGAAGACAATCATCCACGATTTTGCACGAGGCGGAAGGCATTGCCTTCCGCTTTTTGTTGGGTTCGTTTCATCGTCCTGCATTTCGGATCGCTCGTTCCTTGCATCCGTTCAGGTTCACGCCATTAGCAAGGCATGCCTGCCGACTATACACCTGCCACCATTGCCGACGTCCGGCGGCTGCGTGACACCTTGGATCAGCAGGGCAGGAAACTGGTGTTCACCAACGGTTGTTTCGACCTCCTGCACGCAGGACATGTGCGTTATCTTGAGCAGGCGCGTGCTTTGGGCGATGCCATGGTCATTGCTTTGAACTCGGATCAGTCCGTACGCACACTTAAAGGCCCGGACCGTCCGCTCAACCATCAAAATGACCGTGCCGAGGTGCTCTCCGCGTTGCGTGCTGTGGATGCGGTCGTGATCTTCGATGACGAACGCGCCACACTACTCATCGACGCCATCCGCCCGCATGTGTATGCCAAAGGCGGAGATTACACGGTCGATTCCTTGAATCGTGAAGAACGCGCGGCGCTGGAAAACGCAGGAACCCAGATCTGCATCCTGCCTCTGGTTCCCGGCCGCTCCACCACCAGCACGATCAACAAGATGCTCGGCAGTGGCAATGCGGGTGCATGCGAAAGCAAGCTCCGCATCGCCGTCCTTGGTTCTGGTGAAGGCTCCAACCTCCGAGCCATCATCGCTGCGATTCAATCCAGCGCGCTCATTGCCGAAATTGCCATCACGCTCAGTGATCAAGCGGACTCAAACTTCCTCAAGATTGCTCGCGAAGCCGGACTGACAGCCCAGTTCGTCGATGGCGGCCCCAATCCGCGCAGACTGAGTGATGCGGCACAAAAGGAAATCTTTGAGCATCTCGAACGTGCTCGTGTGGATGTCGTCGTGCTCGCTGGTTTTATGCGCATTCTCAAGGAGCCGGTGATCGGTGCTTACCAAGGTCGCATCGTGAACGTCCACCCCTCCTTGTTGCCCAAACACAAAGGCGCGAGCGCTCCGCAACTCGCGATTGACGCCGGCGACAGCGAGACAGGTTGCAGCGTGCATCTCGTCACCTCAGAGATCGATGCAGGGCTCATTCTCGCGCAGGCGAAGGTGCCCGTGCTCTCTGGTGACACCGCCGAGACGTTGCATGCGCGCATTAAAATCGAGGAGCACAAACTCCTGCCTCAAGTGCTGAACGAGTGGCGCGAGCGTGGCCTGCCCGTGCGAGGTGCGGGAGTCCCATGAGCAGTTTCACCGGCACGCTCAATCACCAGCAGCGCGAGGCAGCCACTCACATCCACGGCCCGTTGCTCATTCTCGCTGGCGCAGGAACCGGCAAGACGCGCGTGCTCACCGCGCGCATTAGTTACATGGTGAATGAAGGGATCGATCCGAAAAACATCCTTTCCGTCACCTTCACCAACAAGGCCGCCACTGAAATGCGCGAGCGCGTCAAAGGCATGGTGCGCGACGGCCTTGGCAAAAAAGTCGTTCTTGGCACCTTCCACGCTTTTTGCGCACGCCTACTACGCGAGTTCGCTTCGCACGTCGGCTACAAGAACAATTTCGTCATCTACAGCCAGAGCGAGCAGGAAAGTCTGCTCAAAAAAGTGCTCCAGGGCCTCCTCGTCAAAGACGAGACGCTTGATCCCTCCGCCGCGCTCTCGCGCATCAGCAAATCGAAGAACGACGGCAAAAGCCTCGGCGATCCGCAGCACAGTCTCGATGCCGCCGTCATGGAGAAATACATGGATGAGATGCGCGGCCTGAACGTCATGGACTTCGACGATTTGCTCGTTCTCGGCGTGCGTTTGCTTGAAGATCATGCCGATGTTCGCGCCACCGTGCAGAGCAGGCATCACTACGTCATGGTGGACGAGTTCCAGGACACCAACTCGCTCCAGATGCGCCTGCTGCGCGCGCTGGTTCCCGCGCCTTACAACGTCTGTGTCGTGGGTGATGACGATCAGAGCATCTACGGCTGGCGTGGTGCCGAGATCACCAACATCACCGAGTTCGAAAACTTCTTCCCCAATCCGCATGTCGTGAAGCTGGAGGAGAATTATCGCAGCACCACGGCCATTCTTCACACCGCGAACAGCCTCATCAAAAACAACGCGGGTCGTCGTCCCAAATCACTGTGGAGCCGCAATCCGGGCGCTGAACCCGTGCGCCTCATTGCCACGCAGGATGAAAAGGAGGAGGCCGACATGATCGCGAAAGAGGTCGAAACGGCCCACTTTGCGAACAAGCAATCACTGGAGGATTTCGCCGTGCTCTTCCGCACCAACGACCAGTCACGCGTGTTGGAGCAGGCCTTCCGTCAGCGCAAAATCCCGTACCGCGTCGTTGGTGCGCGCAGTTTCTTTGATCGTCGCGAGGTGAAGGACATCCTTTGCTATCTCTCCGTCCTGCACAATCCGCACGATGACATCAGTCTCTTGCGTGTGTTGAACACACCCACGCGCGGTATTGGCAGCGCCACCGCCGAACTTGCGCGCGAACGCAGCATGGAGAAGCACCACAGCGTCTGGGTCGCCCTCTGTGATGAAGATTTCCTGCGTCAGATCCCCGAGAAGGCACGCAATGCCATCCGCACCTTCACGCGTCTCATCAGCAAGTTCTCCGGCCCGGCTAACACGCAGGGCACCCAGCTCGTGCAGATGGCCGAAGCGCTCATCCTCGAAGTCGGCTACATGGAACACCTCAAAAAGGCCGCCAAGGAGCCCGAAGACTTCGCCGGTTGGGAAAACGGCCTCAAGGAGCTCCTAAAGAGCCTCGCCGGCTACGAAGAACGCAATCGCGCTGGAGGCCTCGGCGGCTTCCTCGATGAAATCAGCCTCAACGACGAACGCGAAGAGAAGGACGACATCGAAAAGAAAAAAGGTGTGTGCTTGATCACCATGCACGCCTCCAAAGGTCTCGAATTTCCCGTCGTTTACCTCCCCGGCGTCGAGCAGGGCATCCTCCCGCACAAGCGCAGCTTTGATGAGGGGCGCGTCGATGAGGAGCGCCGTTTGTTCTACGTCGGCATCACCCGGGCCAAGCAGAAGCTCACGCTCAGTCACACTCGTACGCGCATGAAGTGGGGCCAGAAGCAGACCAGCATGCCCAGCACCTTCCTCAAGGAACTTGACCGCAAATACGTCGAGGAGCTCGATTACACCCGCCACATGAACGAAACCGTGACGCAGGAAGAAAACACCAACTTCTTTTCCGGTCTGCGTGCCATGCTCGCGGAGAAGTAGCGGGTGATCGCGTTGGTGAGATGTCGCATGTCCTCTTCACGTCTCCAGTTTCAGCTCGAAGCCCAGGCCATCGGCTCCAAGGCCCGTGCCGCGACCTTTCGTACGCTGCATGGCGAGATCAAATCGCCGCTGTTCATGCCTGTGGGCACGCAGGCGACGGTGAAGGCGCAGACACCGGAGTCGTTGCATGCCTCGGGCTCGCAGATCCTGCTGGCGAACACGTATCATCTGCTGCTGCGGCCCGGACCGGAGGTGTTTCAGAAGCTGGGCGGCATTCATCGCTTCATGGACTGGCCGGGCTCCGTGCTCACGGACTCCGGCGGCTATCAAATCTTCTCGCTGCCGCATTCGCGGTCGATGACGGAGGAAGGCGCGGTGTTTCAAAGCTATGTGGATGGTAAGCGCATCCTGCTCAGTCCCGAGCTGAGCATCCAGACGCAGCGCGCCATCGGCAGCGACATCATGATGGTGCTCGATCAGTGCATTCCGTCCACGGCCGATGAGAAAACCGCGCGCGCCGCGTTGCAAGTCACGCAACGCTGGGCCGTGCGCAGCCTCGCGGCACGCGAGGACTCGCAGCAGTCGATGTTTGGTATCGTGCAGGGCGCGTTGTATCCGCATCTGCGACGTGAGAGCGCGGAGGGGCTGATGCAGATCGAATTCGACGGCTTCGCCATCGGCGGACTGGCCGTGGGGGAGAAAAAGAACGAGCGTGAGGACGTGTGCGAGCTGACTGCCGCTCTGCTGCCGCAGGATCGCCCGCGCTACCTCATGGGCGTGGGCACGCCGCTGGATGTGCTGGAGGCGGTGCATCGCGGCGTGGACATGTTTGACTGCATCATCCCCACACAGGTGGCGAAGCGCGGCTCCTGCTTCACCTCTCGCGGCATGGTCGAGCTGCGGCGCTCCGTGTACAAATTCAGCGAGGATCGCCTTGATCCCGCCTGCACCTGTCCCGTGTGCGCCAGGCACTCGCGCGCGTATCTGCATCACCTTACCAAGACACAGGAGCCGCTCGGCTGGCAGCTCGTCGGCCAGCACAACATCCACTTCTACCACCAGCTCATGCGCGAGATCCGCCAGAGCATCCTGGAAGATCGCTTCCTGCCGCTCTACCGCGAGAAGCGCGAGATTCTGTCCATCGAGGACATCGATCACCCCGTCAGCCATCCGAAACGCAACGCCTCCAAGCCGAGGCACGCGGGCGACTACGAGCTGCATGGCGATCCACCCGCCATCCGCCACATCAGTTCCGGCCGCACGATCTCCACGACGGTTCAAATCGATCCAGCGCGTGAATCACAGCTCATCCAGCTCCTGCGCCAGCCGGCGGATGCGCCGCCGCTGATCGTCTGGGACATGGACATCGG
Protein-coding sequences here:
- the purN gene encoding phosphoribosylglycinamide formyltransferase, with product MPADYTPATIADVRRLRDTLDQQGRKLVFTNGCFDLLHAGHVRYLEQARALGDAMVIALNSDQSVRTLKGPDRPLNHQNDRAEVLSALRAVDAVVIFDDERATLLIDAIRPHVYAKGGDYTVDSLNREERAALENAGTQICILPLVPGRSTTSTINKMLGSGNAGACESKLRIAVLGSGEGSNLRAIIAAIQSSALIAEIAITLSDQADSNFLKIAREAGLTAQFVDGGPNPRRLSDAAQKEIFEHLERARVDVVVLAGFMRILKEPVIGAYQGRIVNVHPSLLPKHKGASAPQLAIDAGDSETGCSVHLVTSEIDAGLILAQAKVPVLSGDTAETLHARIKIEEHKLLPQVLNEWRERGLPVRGAGVP
- a CDS encoding UvrD-helicase domain-containing protein — its product is MSSFTGTLNHQQREAATHIHGPLLILAGAGTGKTRVLTARISYMVNEGIDPKNILSVTFTNKAATEMRERVKGMVRDGLGKKVVLGTFHAFCARLLREFASHVGYKNNFVIYSQSEQESLLKKVLQGLLVKDETLDPSAALSRISKSKNDGKSLGDPQHSLDAAVMEKYMDEMRGLNVMDFDDLLVLGVRLLEDHADVRATVQSRHHYVMVDEFQDTNSLQMRLLRALVPAPYNVCVVGDDDQSIYGWRGAEITNITEFENFFPNPHVVKLEENYRSTTAILHTANSLIKNNAGRRPKSLWSRNPGAEPVRLIATQDEKEEADMIAKEVETAHFANKQSLEDFAVLFRTNDQSRVLEQAFRQRKIPYRVVGARSFFDRREVKDILCYLSVLHNPHDDISLLRVLNTPTRGIGSATAELARERSMEKHHSVWVALCDEDFLRQIPEKARNAIRTFTRLISKFSGPANTQGTQLVQMAEALILEVGYMEHLKKAAKEPEDFAGWENGLKELLKSLAGYEERNRAGGLGGFLDEISLNDEREEKDDIEKKKGVCLITMHASKGLEFPVVYLPGVEQGILPHKRSFDEGRVDEERRLFYVGITRAKQKLTLSHTRTRMKWGQKQTSMPSTFLKELDRKYVEELDYTRHMNETVTQEENTNFFSGLRAMLAEK
- the tgt gene encoding tRNA guanosine(34) transglycosylase Tgt; the encoded protein is MSSSRLQFQLEAQAIGSKARAATFRTLHGEIKSPLFMPVGTQATVKAQTPESLHASGSQILLANTYHLLLRPGPEVFQKLGGIHRFMDWPGSVLTDSGGYQIFSLPHSRSMTEEGAVFQSYVDGKRILLSPELSIQTQRAIGSDIMMVLDQCIPSTADEKTARAALQVTQRWAVRSLAAREDSQQSMFGIVQGALYPHLRRESAEGLMQIEFDGFAIGGLAVGEKKNEREDVCELTAALLPQDRPRYLMGVGTPLDVLEAVHRGVDMFDCIIPTQVAKRGSCFTSRGMVELRRSVYKFSEDRLDPACTCPVCARHSRAYLHHLTKTQEPLGWQLVGQHNIHFYHQLMREIRQSILEDRFLPLYREKREILSIEDIDHPVSHPKRNASKPRHAGDYELHGDPPAIRHISSGRTISTTVQIDPARESQLIQLLRQPADAPPLIVWDMDIGAAAAAMSVILTYEAEAAKGPVRPLHLVSFTDDLAPLRLALSHKRHFPYLRHGAADTLALRGAWESRYCIGLKWTLVNGCGEDMRAQAPGPPEVVLGEMK